In Aedes aegypti strain LVP_AGWG unplaced genomic scaffold, AaegL5.0 Primary Assembly AGWG_AaegL5_hic_scaff_1850_PBJ_arrow, whole genome shotgun sequence, the DNA window agaaaatattcaattttacaattatCTGTAGTGATTCATTGTGCAAGACATGTtcataacttaaaaaaaatgcgcTAAGGAAGGTAGAGAAACTCTTTGCAGCATAATCATTGGAATTCTAAGACGTCCCCACAAAATCACTGGGGAATCATAAAATTCGTTAGAATATTTAAAGCAGTGGTAATCAACCTCATTGATTATGCGGGCTGTCTCAATACGTTCAAAAATATTGCAATGCATTGGTCTTCTataaattccttttaaaattaaaaaaaaaaaccttgtagaATTTTTAGTGCTCCGCCAGTCTTTGGAGTTCTTCCTGAGCTGAAAATATATAGTCgtttctccatatctcgatattgaaaggaACATCGAGATAGGAGAGATCGAGATGAAGAAAATTagtttaatgaacactagattgaaaattactccgttactaggaaaacaataaacaaacaaactacatttagagttttcaaattgttCTGGAATCatttaaatctggtctagtaacctttgataatgttcatatcgacatatgaagtgaaaattggaaacaaaaaaatcaacaggaCACCAtctcgagatatggagatatcgagatatggagacatcgagatatggagagcgaaatcgtatgcagaatgaaggaccgaagcaatcatcaacatagggagagatatcgatgTCGACTGTAGTTATATTATTTCTAATATTTATTCAAATACCCACATGGAGAAATGCAGACATTGTTTTATCATAGATAAAATTGACTTGAGTTAACAAATATACAAATCTGTCATCAAGAAATCACATCATGCGGGCCACATTAACATTACTATTCAGATCCCATTCGGATGCCACACAAAAAAAATTCGCTGAGACACATGTGGCCCGCGGGTCGCATTTTAACCATCACTGTTTTAAAGGAAACTTTGTAAGAATTCTTCAATATTTCATGAAGTTCCTACATCTCtgtgttttttgaaatttgtacatgtgtgtttggaaatttttcgttacatttttggagaaattgagAGCTCAGACAACCCCTTTGTTGTTGTTACTCTGATATTGACCAGAACTATCGATGTTGCACAGTACTTCAATGAATGGGGCTTAGGATTAGCAAAACATTATCAATTAAATTTGgacaaattctaccaaaatatCGATGTTACCGAAtcgatttgatttgaatttgatatGTCGAAttgattcaccgatttaatcaaaTCCATTGAATCGGTGATTTTGAATCGAATCAATTTTCGATTTTGGAAACTAGGTTTGGAATAGGATTAAATGCATTTCCATTCAGTTTTTGAAACAatgcttattttcaaaatggggATGGGGGATTCAAAAAGattgatttttagaaaatcatttcaaaatcgCCCAATGGTGTTCTTAATAAACACAAATCGCGAGCCAAACATTTGAAAGTCAAGAACGGTGTCAGACTCGTCCAAACGGCCATCTGGAAAGGGAAAGAATGTTTGTTGGGGAAAATTTATatagatttcataaaaaaatcaaagaaatttaaGAATGAATTACTAAAAGTATTTATGGgggattcctgagaaaatttccaaaacaatGACGCAATTATTCTATAACGATGAATCTTGGAGGCAATCTTTGCAAGATTCAAtcataaggcaaattttcgTGGCAAACCAAATGGCTTTGGCTACTCCCATGTAAATAGCATATAAAAAGTTTGCAAATGGTCACTTGTTACAGAATGGTCCAACTATTATGCTTTTGGCGAACATGTTTTCAATATCTGGTCTCAATCACTGCCAAGGTACAAGGTAAAAACGATACTGCTTGACTCATAAACAGCAGCCGTAATCGTCGTGCCCTATCCAAGTTTACCAAACATAACCAACCAGTGAACAACGCCAAAacatggcatttctttgctttCATCCCACGGTCATTATCACGTACTGGAGAGTCCAAAGTATAAAATCAGCACTTTTGTGGCGTGCCGCTTGACTATAGGCACTAGTTAGCAAGTGGAGTGGAATCAGTGCAGGGTTGGACATTTTCGCGTTGAGGTTGCTCCAGTGGTGTAATGATCATCATGCGGGCCCTCGTAGCAACGGTTCTCCTGATTACGGTTGTTCTAGTGTCGATTGTCCTGATTAACGCCAACTCGAGACACGTGCGGAGTGGAGCGACGATTACCCGAAACGATGACGGAGATTTGGTTGAGGTGGATAGGACGGAGGCCGAGGTGATTACTAGTGGGTCGTATGAAGATGAACTGTTGGGAAGTAATCCTGAGCAAAACCATAAGACCTTTGAGTTTGAGGATTCACTTACGGATAGTGTGAAAAGTTCCGAGAGTAGTACTTTGATTAATGCAATCAGAAAAGCAGGTGAAGAGTCGGATAACGAACAGTCGAACACCAGCAGCCAAGTGGAATTGAATCAGGCAGCGGAGTCGGAGGCATTAGCCGATGGTGGAGAGGATGAAGAAATTGTAGTCCTACACGAGACTCACAACATCGATCCAGTTCAATCGTTCGACGAAGTAGTGTACACTGAAGAAGTGGCTGTAGATTCCAAGAGCACTGAATCCTTCGATGAAGTAACGGGTCGTTCGCCGACTACTCCCGAACTGACCACGGAGGATGTTTACTATGTCGAAGATGCCCCAGCCGAAGCAAAGGCCGAGAAACAGGAAGAGCAGGAATCTGAAAACACATATCTTGAGCCACACACAGTTAACGATATCAAGAGTCTTCCGAAAGAAAATCAATGGGGAAGTCGAAAAACATCACCTGCTACAGAGCGACAGACTCCGTTAGGGTACGAGCCCGAAAGCTACATCGTGGTGGATGAAGATATGTTCAAGTCAACGAA includes these proteins:
- the LOC5574659 gene encoding uncharacterized protein LOC5574659 translates to MIIMRALVATVLLITVVLVSIVLINANSRHVRSGATITRNDDGDLVEVDRTEAEVITSGSYEDELLGSNPEQNHKTFEFEDSLTDSVKSSESSTLINAIRKAGEESDNEQSNTSSQVELNQAAESEALADGGEDEEIVVLHETHNIDPVQSFDEVVYTEEVAVDSKSTESFDEVTGRSPTTPELTTEDVYYVEDAPAEAKAEKQEEQESENTYLEPHTVNDIKSLPKENQWGSRKTSPATERQTPLGYEPESYIVVDEDMFKSTKAELENAFAEQGDLLAASSSISSRPLERKQRAAVGNPETIVLNRAPIVPHFDDEYREPGCPHMFPPPPPRPRYVHSMERGAGQATPDWSRSTIHTIGMHTT